The Terriglobales bacterium genome contains a region encoding:
- a CDS encoding polysaccharide biosynthesis/export family protein, which yields MKRNISQWLTCMLLGWALSIQLLGQTAKPGMDTDAAAMSPSIKVQNSANEYLIGPDDVLAINVWKEPEISRTLPVRPDGNISLPLVGDVKASGQTPTQLQKEIQDQLVEYLSNPEVTVLVQEAKSHKFNIIGEVTKPGSYVMAGPMTVLDAIATAGGLREFARTTRIYVLRVNADGSRLRLPFNYKQVLKGNNLRADVQLQPHDTIVVP from the coding sequence ATGAAACGAAATATCTCTCAGTGGCTTACTTGCATGCTGCTCGGTTGGGCACTCAGTATTCAACTTCTGGGCCAGACAGCTAAACCGGGGATGGATACTGATGCTGCTGCAATGTCGCCGAGCATCAAAGTGCAAAACTCGGCGAATGAATACCTCATCGGACCAGACGACGTCCTTGCCATCAACGTCTGGAAAGAGCCTGAGATCTCTCGAACTTTGCCGGTGCGTCCGGATGGGAATATTTCCTTGCCATTGGTTGGTGATGTAAAGGCAAGTGGACAAACTCCGACTCAGCTTCAAAAAGAAATCCAGGATCAGTTGGTCGAATACTTGTCGAATCCTGAAGTAACCGTTCTGGTGCAGGAAGCCAAGAGCCACAAGTTCAACATTATTGGAGAAGTGACGAAGCCAGGCTCGTATGTAATGGCTGGCCCTATGACGGTTCTGGATGCGATCGCTACAGCGGGGGGCCTGCGCGAGTTCGCCAGGACAACTAGGATCTACGTGCTCAGAGTGAATGCAGATGGATCGCGCCTTCGCCTGCCCTTCAACTACAAACAGGTGCTCAAGGGCAACAATTTACGCGCAGACGTACAGCTACAGCCGCACGACACAATTGTGGTTCCATAA
- a CDS encoding UpxY family transcription antiterminator, with protein QLKGADFRGSSQWDLEGEAMGSVQVIPNQIPTLSVLTQAQWYAVQTRPKHEKKVTAELNEKRIESYLPLMNQIHHWSDRRKVVQVPLFPGYVFIRTELNGRARLAVLSIWGALSLVGTQREALPISDSQITDIRTLLATKISLSPYPFLKVGQRVRVRGGALDGVEGILVTNGQRRLVISVESIHRSLSIAIEGYDVEPL; from the coding sequence TCAACTGAAAGGAGCAGATTTCAGGGGTTCCAGCCAATGGGACTTAGAGGGCGAAGCTATGGGCAGCGTTCAGGTAATACCGAATCAGATACCAACTCTTTCCGTTTTAACTCAGGCTCAGTGGTATGCAGTACAGACTCGCCCAAAACACGAAAAGAAAGTCACGGCCGAGCTGAACGAGAAGCGCATCGAATCGTATCTTCCCCTGATGAATCAAATACACCACTGGAGCGATCGCCGCAAGGTGGTGCAGGTTCCTCTATTCCCGGGGTATGTCTTTATTCGCACTGAGCTCAATGGACGAGCACGTCTTGCAGTATTGAGCATTTGGGGAGCTCTGAGTTTAGTCGGGACTCAACGCGAGGCCCTGCCGATTTCTGACTCCCAGATCACAGATATTCGCACGTTGTTAGCCACAAAGATTTCACTCTCACCATATCCGTTTCTCAAAGTAGGTCAACGAGTGCGCGTGCGTGGTGGAGCTCTGGACGGAGTGGAAGGCATTCTCGTAACTAACGGACAGCGGCGACTTGTAATTTCCGTGGAGAGCATTCACAGATCCCTATCCATCGCGATTGAGGGGTACGATGTCGAGCCGCTCTAA